CCAAATCCAAAGTGGAAATTGCGGGTGTTCTTTCCAAAAAACAGATCAAACTCACTAAGAAAAAAGAAGAATTCATCAACTTTGTGATCGAAGATCAAACCGGCGAGATTGAATGTGTTGCCTTTCCGAGAACATATGCTGACTTTAAACCTCTCTTTATCGATGATAAAACTCTTTTTATCAAAGGTATCCTGGAGCGTGTGGATATGGAAGAGTCGGAACTCAAAGGCCAAATCATCGTCAATCGTGTGGAAGAACTCAACTTGGTTACCATTGAAAGAAAAATGGAAAAGACTCTTCACCTAACTATTGATATGGGAGAGGAAAAAAATAGAGAGATCATTCTTCGTCTGCAATCTATCTTTACAGAACATAGAGGAGATTCCTCCGTATTCTTCCATTTGGTGGGTCTTGCAGGAAACGAGAAAAAAGTTATTCGTGCACATGATCATTTTTCCATTGAAATTACGGATGATTTGATGAATGTTCTATCCGAAATATTGGGCAAAGGCACTGTTCGTTATACCATCGGGGAAGAAGTGAGAGCTTTTGGTTGAGTATGGACCTGAAAGAAGCGATCGGCTTTTTGTGGTTAGGCGCAGGCGGAATTTTTTGTATCGTTTGGTCGATCTCATTCTTAGTTAAACGGGAAGAGAACTCTTCTCTCCGATTTCGTTGGGCCTTTGTTCTTTTTTCCACAGGCTTATGGCTTATCTCAGGCGCTTTCTTTTTTTCCAAATTGTACATTTTGTTTCCGGGAATTACACTGTTCCACATTCCTTTTGTTTTGGCATCGGCACCCGTTCTTTACGAATACTTTGTTTTGTTGGTGCTGGATAAAAAACCGAAACTATCCTTCTTTCTCTATCTTCCCGCGGTGCTTTCCGTTTTACTATTGATTCCTTTTTATCTGAAATCCACAGGAGAACAAATTTTATTTTTTTCTTCTCCACCTTCTTCGGGTTACCAGGCTTCGGTTTTATCTCTCAATCTTGCAATCAAACTGGGGATACTACTGTCGGCAGGATTGTTTCTTTTTAAATACATATTACCATTTGTTAGTTGGGGAATGTTCTTGAAAAAAGGAGGAAGACTGACTCTTGTTTTTTTTCTTCTGATTTGTTTGGATCTTTCGGTCGGCACTTTCGGATTTTTGTTTAAGGTTTCTTTTTTGCGGGAGCTCAGTGCGCTTCTCCTTCCTTTTTTGATGTTCTTTTATTTTATCGCCCGGGAAGTTTGGAAACCTTTTATCTCTCAAGTCAAAGAGGAAATCAAACGATCCAAATATGAAAAATCGAAACTAGTCAATTTGAATATTGAATCGATTAAAGATGAAATACAAAGATTGATGTCGGAGGAACGGATCTATTGCGATGAAGATTTGAATCTGACCCGATTTTCCGAATTGGTAGGTATTCGTCCTCAACAGATGTCGGAACTACTCAATATCCATTTTGAAAAAAGTTTTTTTCATTTTATCAACGACTATCGTATCGCAGAGGCTAAGAAGATTTTACTCGAAGATCCCAAACGATCCGTTCTCTCCATCGCGGACTCGGTCGGATTCAATTCCAAATCCACATTCAATCGGGCTTTTTTGGAGAAAGAAGGAAAGACTCCGACCGAATTCAAAGAAAAGAGTGCGAAGGAATCCTCTAAGACTAAAAGAAAGGTATCATAGAATTCTCTAGGACGATTTTCAAATCATGATCTGTTAAGATAGGAATTCAATCTGACAGGAGATGGTTCCATGCAAAATCTTTTAGAGTTTTATTTAGGTCTCAGAAAAAAATACCCGAATAAACCGGCCTTTGCCACAAAACAAGCCGACAAAACATTTCTTTCCAAATCATATTCCGAATTGATAGAGGATGCCCATAGTTTCAGCGAAGGTTTAGAAGGTATAGAACCGGGGGATAGGATCGCTTTATTTGCTGACAACTGTTATGCTTGGATGGTT
The nucleotide sequence above comes from Leptospira kobayashii. Encoded proteins:
- a CDS encoding helix-turn-helix domain-containing protein, which codes for MDLKEAIGFLWLGAGGIFCIVWSISFLVKREENSSLRFRWAFVLFSTGLWLISGAFFFSKLYILFPGITLFHIPFVLASAPVLYEYFVLLVLDKKPKLSFFLYLPAVLSVLLLIPFYLKSTGEQILFFSSPPSSGYQASVLSLNLAIKLGILLSAGLFLFKYILPFVSWGMFLKKGGRLTLVFFLLICLDLSVGTFGFLFKVSFLRELSALLLPFLMFFYFIAREVWKPFISQVKEEIKRSKYEKSKLVNLNIESIKDEIQRLMSEERIYCDEDLNLTRFSELVGIRPQQMSELLNIHFEKSFFHFINDYRIAEAKKILLEDPKRSVLSIADSVGFNSKSTFNRAFLEKEGKTPTEFKEKSAKESSKTKRKVS